From the Methanoculleus caldifontis genome, the window TGCTGGTCCTCTGGCATCGTTCTACAAGATCATGGAGGCGCGGAGATATAAAAGACGGGCTCTGAGGAGATGCCCCGGAGGACTGCCGCAAATATCCCGGGTGACTGCCGGCAACCTGTCTTCGCGGCTTCGCGCCTTCGCGTGAGACCGGATGGCTCCCCTATTATGACCTCACGCGAAGCCGCGAAGCCGCGAAGAGAGTTATTAACAACTCCAGGGCTTCGCGACTTCACGTGAGATGCTGATACTGGCGGCGGCCCTACACCGTCCGGACGAGCGACGCGAGGTACTGCCCGACCTCGCTCGTCTTCTTCGCCCCGCCCATATCCCGGGTGACGTATCCATCGAGGATGCTCTGCTCGATCGCCCGGAGGACCGCCGCCGCCGCTTCGTGCTCCCCGATGTGGTCGAGGAGCATCGAGCCCGCCCAGACGGTCGCGAGCGGGTTTGCGACGTCCATGCCCCGGTATTTCGGCGCGGAGCCGTGGATCGGCTCGAACATCGACGTCCCCGCGGGGTTGATGTTCCCGCCGGGGGCGAGGCCGAGCCCGCCCTGGATCATGGCGCCGAGGTCGGTGATGATGTCGCCGAACATATTCGGGGTGACGACGACGTCGAACCACTCGGGGTTCTTGACGAACCACATCGTGACGGCGTCGACGAAGTTGAACTCGGTCCGGACGTCCGGGTAGCCGGCGGCGACGTCGGTGAAGACATCCCGCCAGAGGCCGTAGACGTCGGAGAGGACGTTTGCCTTGTCGACCGAGGTGAGTTTCTTCTCCCGCCGCTCTGCGAGGTCGAAGGCGTAGCGGATCACCCGCTCCGCGCCCGGCCGGGTGATCACCCCGATCTGGTAGGCGAGTTCGTCGGCGTCGGTCTCGACGTCGAGGCCGAATTTGACGCTGTAGATGTCACGGACGACCTCGAGGGTCTTCTGCTCGTGTCTTCCGGTGAACCGCGAGCCGATCCCGACGTAGAAGTCCTCGGTGTTCTCCCGAACGACGACGAAGTCGATGTCCTCCGGCTTCTTGTTCGCGAGCGGCGTCGTGACGCCGTCGAGGAGCTTGATCGGTCTGAGGTTGATGAACTGGTCGAAGTGGAACCGGATGGCGAGCAGGATCCCCTTCTCGAGGATCCCCGGCTTCACCCGGTCGTCGCCGATGGCGCCGAAGTAGATCGCGTTGAACTTCGAGAGCTCCCGGATATCCTCCTCGGTCAGGAGTTCCCCGGTCGCAAGGTAGCGCTCCGCCCCGATGTCGAAGTCCGTCCACGCGATATCAAACCCATACCGCTCGCCCGCGGCGTCGAGGACCTCTCTGCCCGCCGCCACGATCTCGGGGCCGATCCCGTCCCCGCCGATTGCCGCTACTCGATGTTGCATCTCTTCACCTCATCCAGGTTCTTCGCGTAGGATACGAGGCCGCCGGCATCGACGATCTCCTTGAGGAAACCGGGCACCGGCTCGACCGCGAGCCTTCTGCCGTTCGCCTCGATGTAGCCGCCGGCGAGGTCCACGTTGACGGCGTCGCCGTCTGCTATAGCGTCCGCCTCCGGACAGACCAGGGGCAGGAGCCCCGTGTTGACGGCGTTCCGGTAGAAGATCCTCGCAAAGGACTTCGCGACCACGACCTTCACCCCGGCGCCGAGGAGCGCGAGCGGCGCGTGCTCGCGGGAGGAGCCGCACCCGAAGTTGGTCCCCCCAACCACGACGTCGCCTTCCCGCGCCTCTTTCGCAAACTCATCCCGCGTCCCCTCGAACGCGTGCTTCGCGAGCTCCGCCGGATCGTAAATCGTGAGGAACCTGCCGGGGATGATCGCGTCCGTATCGATATCGTCGCCGAACTTCCATACCCGCATCTTCACACCTCCCTCGGGTCGGTGATCTCGCCGTAGAGGGCGCTTGCCGCCGCCGTCGCCGGCGAAGAGAGGTAGACCAGGGCCTGCGTGCTCCCCTGCCTCCCCCGGAAGTTCCGGTTCGAGGTCGAGAGCGAGACTTCGCCGGGGGCAAGGAGCCCGAACGCCCCGCCCATGCAGGGACCGCAGCACGGTGCTTCCACAAGGGCTCCCGCCTCGACGAACCGCTCGATGAGGCCGGCCCGGAGGGCCTTGAGATACTCCGTCCGCGAGGCCGGGATGACGATCACCCGGACGCCGGGGGCGAACGCATCAGCACTCCCCATCACCTCGGCCGCCTCGAAAAGGTCCTCGTAGCGCCCGTTCGTGCAGGAGCCGATGAAGACCTGGTCGACCTTCGTCCCCGCGACCTTTGTGACGTCGACGACGTTGTCGACGTTGTGGGGGACGGCGACCTGGGGTGCGAGGTCGGTGACGTCGTAGCGCCGGCGGTCCCGGTAGGTTGCGTCCACGTCGCCCGCAAGGTCGAAGGGCTCGATATCCCGGCGTGCGGCGACGTAATCCCAGGTGGCCGCGTCGGGCCGGACGATCCCGGCCTTCGCACCCATCTCGATCGCCATGTTCGCGCAGGTCATCCGGCCGGCCATATTCATCTTCTCCATGGCCCGGCCCGTGAACTCAAGCGCCATATAGGTCGCGCCGTCGGCGCCGATATCCCCGGCGAGCGAGAGGATGAGGTCCTTCGGACCGACTCTCCGGCCGAATCTCCCGTCGACCTCGACGAGGATGCTCTCGGGCACCCGGAAGTAGAGCGCCCCGAACTTCAGGACGAACCCCATATCGGTCGAGCCGATCCCGGTCGCGAACGCGCCCGCCGCACCGTAGGTGCAGGTGTGGGAGTCGGTCCCGACGATGATCTCGCCCGGCGCCGCCCGCCCCTTCTCCATCACGACCTGGTGGCAGACGCCCTCCAGGAGGTCGTAGTTGTGGATCCCCTGCTCCGCTGCAAACTGCCGCATGAAGACATGGTTCTCGGCAGCCGGTATCGAATCGGCGGGCACCTGGTGGTCGAAGAGCATAATGATCCGCTCCGGATCATACACGCGCTCTCCTCCCATCTCACGGAAGACCCGGACCGCAAGCGGGCCGGTGATGTCGTGGATCATCGCCGCGTCCACCGGGGCCATCACCACGTCGCCCGCGCGGACGGATCTACCGCACTTCATCGAGAATATCTTCTCTGCGATCGTCGCCGCCATATAGTATCGCGTTCTGGTACGCGCTTCAGGCGTATGTAGTTTGGCAGAAGCGCCCGGGTGGTGCAGGAAATCGGGGCCGTATCCGGCGGGATTTGAGGGGAGTACCCTTATGTGGCCCCATGCGGATTGTATAAGGAGAAGCGATGACCGACGGACCGACCCCGGCAATGCGGCAGTACTACTCGGTGAAGACCCGTTACCCCGATGCGATCCTCTTCTTCCGGATGGGGGACTTCTACGAGACGTTCGGCGAAGACGCCGGCGTGGTGGCCCGCGAACTCGATATCACCCTGACGGCGCGTGGGAAAGATAAGAACGGCGACCGGATGCCGCTCGCGGGCGTCCCGCACCACGCCGCCGACGGCTACATCGCCCGCCTGGTAGGCAAGGGCTACAAGGTGGTGATCTGCGATCAAATAGAGGACCCGAAGACCGCAAAGGGCGTCGTGAAGCGCGACGTGACCAGGGTGATCACGCCGGGCACCCTGATAGACTCCTCGATGCTCGGCTCGGCGGGCGCCCGGTACCTGATGGCGGTCGCCCCCGACCGGAAGGAGACCTACGGCCTCGCGTTCCTTGACGTCTCCACCGGCGAGTTCTTCGTCTCCGCCGGGCGGGACTATGCCGATATCGTCTCGGAGGCGGTCAGGTACCGCCCCTCGGAGGTCATCGTCCCCGAGAGCCTTCCTGACGCGCTCCCGGACCGGCTCGAGACCGTCGGGGTGACGGTGAGCCGCTACCGCGACGACGCGTTCGACACGGACGCGGCGTGCGAGCGCCTTTGTAGGCAGTTCGGGACGGCGACGCTCGACGGCTACGGCTGTGCCGGGTTGAGCGGCGCGATCGCCGCGGCCGGAGCGGCGCTCCGCTACGCCCAGGAGACCCAGCAGTCGCCCCTCTCCCACATCACAGGGCTTTCGACCCGGATCCCGACGGGGAACATGGTTCTCGACGCGATCACCCTCCGGAACCTCGAACTCACGGCGGGGATCCGGGGCGAGGGTGACGGGAGCACCCTGCTTGCCGCCCTCGACGTCACCGAGACCTCGATGGGGAGCCGGACGATGCGGTCGTTCCTGGTCGCCCCCCTGGTCCGGAAGGCGGCGATCGAGGCGAGGCTCGATGCCGTCGGGTGGTTCGTCGGCCACTCCATCGAGCGGCAGGCGCTCCGCGCAGCGCTCGGCGAGTTCGCCGACATCGAGCGGATCGCGGGGAGGATCGCCTACGGGAACGCCGGCCCCCGCGACCTCTTCACGCTCAGGGAGTCGCTCGAGGCGATACCGGACGTGAAGACGCTCTTTGCTGGCGACGTGCCGGCCCTCGTCCGCGAGGCCCTCGACGCGATGGACGACCATGCCCGCGTCGTCGACCTTGTCGGGCGGGCGATCGTCGACGACCCGCCGGCGCTCGCGAAGTCCGGCGGGATGATCCGCGAGGGGTTCAATGCGAATCTCGACGAACTCCGGCACCTCGCGACGACCGGGAAGGACTGGATCGTGGAGTTCCAGCAGCAGGAGCGGGAGCGGACCGGCATCAAGTCGCTCAAGGTCGCCTACAACCGGGTCTTCGGCTACTTCATCGAGGTGACGAGGCCGAACCTGCACCTGGTCCCGCCGGAGTACGAGCGGAGGCAGACGACCGCGAACGGCGAGCGCTACACGATACCCGATCTCCGGGAGAAGGAGGCGATGATCGCGACCGCGGAGGAGCGCCTTTCCGCACTCGAGGCGGAGATCTACGCCGAACTCGTCCGGACGCTCGCAGAAGAGGTCCCCCCCCTCCAGGCAACCGCACGTGCCGTGGGGCTGCTCGACGTCTACGCGGCCCTCGCCGAGGTCGCGGCCCGCTACGGCTACTCCCGCCCGGTCATCGAGGAGAACGGCCGGGTCGTCATCCGCGACGGCCGCCACCCGGTCGTGGAGCGGCACCTCCCGGTCCCGTTCGTCCCGAACGACACCGACCTCGATAGTTCCGGCGACCAGATCATGATCATCACCGGGGCGAACATGGCGGGGAAGTCCACCTACATGCGGGCGGTGGCGCTCTGCTGCATCATGGCCCAGATGGGGAGTTTCGTCCCGGCCCGCCACGCCACGGTCGGGATCGTCGACCGGGTCTTCACCAGGGTCGGGGCGTTCGACGACCTCGCCTCCGGCCAATCGACGTTCATGGTCGAGATGCTCGAACTGGCAAACATCTTAAACAACGCGACGGCGCAGAGCCTGGTCATCCTCGACGAGATAGGACGCGGGACGAGCACGCTCGACGGGTGCGCGATCGCCCGGTCCGTGGTGGAGTTCCTCCACGGCAAGGCCTCCGCCGGCCCCCGGACCCTCTTTGCGACCCACTTCCACGACCTCATCGACCTCGAGGGGTCGCAGAAGCGGGTGAAGAACTTCCACTTCGCCGTGAGGGATACAGGGGAGGACGTGGTCTTCCTCCGCAAGATCATCCCCGGCGCGACCGACCGGAGTTACGGCGTCCACGTGGCGCACCTCGCCGGGGTCCCGAAGAAGGTGACCGACCGGGCGATAGAACTCCTCAAGGAGGCCTCGACGCGGGAGACCCCGGCCGGACCGCGGGCGCCCCGCTACACCCAGATGCTCCTCGTCGACTCCGGCGAGAGGGCGGTCGCCGAGAACCCGGCGGTCGGGGAACTCAGGAGCCTCAATCCTGACGAGATGACGCCGATAGAAGCGTTGAACGCCCTCTGCCGCCTCAGGAAGATGGCAAACGGAGAGAGGTGCGACCGATGACGGAGGCAAAGATCCGGGTCCTCGACCCGGACACCGTGAACCAGATCGCCGCCGGCGAGGTCGTGGAGCGGCCCGCGTCGGTGGCAAAGGAACTCCTCGAGAACGCCGTCGACGCGGGCGCGACGAGCATCCTCCTCGACGTCACCTCCGATATGGCCGGGATCACGAAGATACGGGTGACCGACGACGGCGAGGGGATGACGCCGGAGGAGGCGGTCCTCGCGTTCCACCCCCACGCGACGAGCAAGATCCGGGATATCGCCGACCTCACCGATATCCGGACGCTCGGGTTCCGGGGCGAGGCGCTCGCGAGCATCGCCGCCGTCGCGGAGGTGACGTTGATCACCCGCCCCCGGGGCGCCGGAGCGCTTGCCGGGACGCGGGTCGTCGTCCGGGGCGGCGAGATCGTCGAGAAGAGCGAGGTCGGGGCGCCGGAGGGGACGACGATCGTCGTGGAGCACCTCTTCTACAACACCCCCGCCCGCCGGAAGTTCTTGAAGAGCAAGAACACCGAACTCGCCCACCTCTACGGGGTTGTCGAGAACCTCTCGCTCGCCCACGGCGAGGTCGCCTTCCGGGTCGTCCACAACGGGAAGGAGCGGATGGCGACCCAGCGGGCCGCGGGGCTCCTCGCCATCATCGCCGGGCTCTACGGCGCGGACCTCGCCCGGACGCTCGTCCCGGTCGAGGCGAGGCTCCCCTTCCTCCGTATCAGCGGCTACGTCTCCCGCCCCCTGGAGAGCAGGGGGAACCCCTCGCAGGTCTTCCTGAGCATCAACGGGAGGAGCATCTCCTCACGGCCTATCGCCGCCGCGATCCGGGAGGGGTATGGGACCCTCCTCCCGAAGGACCGCTATCCGGTGGCGTTCCTTGACCTCTCGCTCGAGACCGACCTGGTGGACGTCAACGTCCACCCGACGAAACGGGAGGTTCGCCTCTCCCGGGAGCGGGAGATCCTCGCGGCGGTCACGGCCGCGGTAGAGGAGGCGCTCGCCGGCCACGACCTCGTCGGCGAGAGGCCGGCCGAACCCGTGCAGCAGCACCTCGCGGCCCCGGATGAGACTGCCCCGGCCCCGGCTCCTGCCCCGGCGGCCCGCGAGGCCGAGGCGGCCTACGCCGCCGGACACCGCGAGATCGCCCTCTCCGACCGGCAGCTCCGCCGGACCGAGACGGAGGGGCGGGAGAACCTCCTCCCCGCGATGGAGCCGGTCGGGCAGGTGGCCGCGACCTACATCGTCGCGGAGGGGGCCGACGGCACCCTCTACCTCGTCGACCAGCACGCGGCCCACGAGCGGATCCTCTACGACCAGGTCGCGGAGGAGCGCGATAAGGCGGCGGGGTCGCAGGAACTGATCATGCCGGTCGTCCTCTCCCTCCCCCCGAAGGACTCCGCTGCGCTCCGGGACGCGATACCGCTCCTCGCTGACGAGGGGTTCACGGTCGAGGAGTTCGGCCGGGACACCTTCGCCGTCAGGGCGGTGCCGGCGGCCCTCGGCG encodes:
- the mutS gene encoding DNA mismatch repair protein MutS is translated as MTDGPTPAMRQYYSVKTRYPDAILFFRMGDFYETFGEDAGVVARELDITLTARGKDKNGDRMPLAGVPHHAADGYIARLVGKGYKVVICDQIEDPKTAKGVVKRDVTRVITPGTLIDSSMLGSAGARYLMAVAPDRKETYGLAFLDVSTGEFFVSAGRDYADIVSEAVRYRPSEVIVPESLPDALPDRLETVGVTVSRYRDDAFDTDAACERLCRQFGTATLDGYGCAGLSGAIAAAGAALRYAQETQQSPLSHITGLSTRIPTGNMVLDAITLRNLELTAGIRGEGDGSTLLAALDVTETSMGSRTMRSFLVAPLVRKAAIEARLDAVGWFVGHSIERQALRAALGEFADIERIAGRIAYGNAGPRDLFTLRESLEAIPDVKTLFAGDVPALVREALDAMDDHARVVDLVGRAIVDDPPALAKSGGMIREGFNANLDELRHLATTGKDWIVEFQQQERERTGIKSLKVAYNRVFGYFIEVTRPNLHLVPPEYERRQTTANGERYTIPDLREKEAMIATAEERLSALEAEIYAELVRTLAEEVPPLQATARAVGLLDVYAALAEVAARYGYSRPVIEENGRVVIRDGRHPVVERHLPVPFVPNDTDLDSSGDQIMIITGANMAGKSTYMRAVALCCIMAQMGSFVPARHATVGIVDRVFTRVGAFDDLASGQSTFMVEMLELANILNNATAQSLVILDEIGRGTSTLDGCAIARSVVEFLHGKASAGPRTLFATHFHDLIDLEGSQKRVKNFHFAVRDTGEDVVFLRKIIPGATDRSYGVHVAHLAGVPKKVTDRAIELLKEASTRETPAGPRAPRYTQMLLVDSGERAVAENPAVGELRSLNPDEMTPIEALNALCRLRKMANGERCDR
- the mutL gene encoding DNA mismatch repair endonuclease MutL codes for the protein MTEAKIRVLDPDTVNQIAAGEVVERPASVAKELLENAVDAGATSILLDVTSDMAGITKIRVTDDGEGMTPEEAVLAFHPHATSKIRDIADLTDIRTLGFRGEALASIAAVAEVTLITRPRGAGALAGTRVVVRGGEIVEKSEVGAPEGTTIVVEHLFYNTPARRKFLKSKNTELAHLYGVVENLSLAHGEVAFRVVHNGKERMATQRAAGLLAIIAGLYGADLARTLVPVEARLPFLRISGYVSRPLESRGNPSQVFLSINGRSISSRPIAAAIREGYGTLLPKDRYPVAFLDLSLETDLVDVNVHPTKREVRLSREREILAAVTAAVEEALAGHDLVGERPAEPVQQHLAAPDETAPAPAPAPAAREAEAAYAAGHREIALSDRQLRRTETEGRENLLPAMEPVGQVAATYIVAEGADGTLYLVDQHAAHERILYDQVAEERDKAAGSQELIMPVVLSLPPKDSAALRDAIPLLADEGFTVEEFGRDTFAVRAVPAALGAVEDPEAVRETIAEILDGEPRTGPDRREAVTCIVACRGAVKAGARLTHDQQKRLLTQLARTKTPWTCPHGRPTVIAFDKRKLDGLFRRV
- a CDS encoding isocitrate/isopropylmalate dehydrogenase family protein; this translates as MQHRVAAIGGDGIGPEIVAAGREVLDAAGERYGFDIAWTDFDIGAERYLATGELLTEEDIRELSKFNAIYFGAIGDDRVKPGILEKGILLAIRFHFDQFINLRPIKLLDGVTTPLANKKPEDIDFVVVRENTEDFYVGIGSRFTGRHEQKTLEVVRDIYSVKFGLDVETDADELAYQIGVITRPGAERVIRYAFDLAERREKKLTSVDKANVLSDVYGLWRDVFTDVAAGYPDVRTEFNFVDAVTMWFVKNPEWFDVVVTPNMFGDIITDLGAMIQGGLGLAPGGNINPAGTSMFEPIHGSAPKYRGMDVANPLATVWAGSMLLDHIGEHEAAAAVLRAIEQSILDGYVTRDMGGAKKTSEVGQYLASLVRTV
- a CDS encoding 3-isopropylmalate dehydratase small subunit → MRVWKFGDDIDTDAIIPGRFLTIYDPAELAKHAFEGTRDEFAKEAREGDVVVGGTNFGCGSSREHAPLALLGAGVKVVVAKSFARIFYRNAVNTGLLPLVCPEADAIADGDAVNVDLAGGYIEANGRRLAVEPVPGFLKEIVDAGGLVSYAKNLDEVKRCNIE
- a CDS encoding 3-isopropylmalate dehydratase large subunit, yielding MAATIAEKIFSMKCGRSVRAGDVVMAPVDAAMIHDITGPLAVRVFREMGGERVYDPERIIMLFDHQVPADSIPAAENHVFMRQFAAEQGIHNYDLLEGVCHQVVMEKGRAAPGEIIVGTDSHTCTYGAAGAFATGIGSTDMGFVLKFGALYFRVPESILVEVDGRFGRRVGPKDLILSLAGDIGADGATYMALEFTGRAMEKMNMAGRMTCANMAIEMGAKAGIVRPDAATWDYVAARRDIEPFDLAGDVDATYRDRRRYDVTDLAPQVAVPHNVDNVVDVTKVAGTKVDQVFIGSCTNGRYEDLFEAAEVMGSADAFAPGVRVIVIPASRTEYLKALRAGLIERFVEAGALVEAPCCGPCMGGAFGLLAPGEVSLSTSNRNFRGRQGSTQALVYLSSPATAAASALYGEITDPREV